The genome window GGAAATCCTGCAGCTGAAGGAAAACGCCAGGGCAGCGGAAACGGAAAAACAGCTTGCCGTTCAGACGGCCGTTCAGGCCAAAGATACCGAGATTATCTCCCTGAAGGATAAAATAGAGCTGGAAAAACAGGCGGCAGCGATCCGCGAACAAAGCCTGAAGGATGCCCACAAAACAGAAGTGGAGCGTTTGGAAGCAGAAGTGGAACAATATCGGGACTTTAAGCTCCGCCAGTCCACCAAAATGATCGGTGAAAGCCTGGAGCAGCACTGCCTGACCACATTCAACCAGGTCCGGATGATGGCTTTCCCCCGTGCCTACTTTGAAAAGGATAATGAAGTGATAGAGGGCACAAAAGGTGACTTTGTTTACCGGGAGGAAACCGAGGACGGTCTTCCCCTGCTCTCCATCCTTTTCGAAATGAAAAATGAGGCGGACGCCACCGAGAAAAAGCATAAGAATGAAGACTTCATCGATAAGCTGGACAAAGACCGCAAAAAGAAAAACTGTGAGTACGCGGTGCTGGTAACCATGCTGGAGCCTGACAGCGACCTGTATAACGCCGGCATTGTCACCGAATACCGGTATGAAAAGATGTACATCGTCCGCCCGCAGTTTTTCCTCCCGCTGATTTCCCTCCTGCGAAACGCTGCCCTTTCCAATACCCAGGTCCGCCGGGAACTGGAAACGGTCCGCCGCCAGAACCTGGATGTGGAGCAGTTTGACCAGGCTCTTCTGGAGTTCCGTGATAAATTCGGAAAGAATTACCAGATCGCCCAGTCCCATTTTGAAAAAGCCATCGCAGAGATTGATGAGACCATCAAGCACCTGGAGCGTGTCAAGGAATCCCTGACCAAATCCGGCAACCAGCTTCGTCTGGCTAATGACAAGGCGCAGGATCTCACCATTAAAAAGCTCACCAAAGGGAATCCCACCATGCGGGATAAATTCGAAGAGGCAGGGATCAGCATCGACTGATCCGGCCTTTTTTCGTCAGTTTTTTTGCAGTTGCATTTCCGGTATGGACTTTCCCGAACGGTTGATATACAATAGGTTTACAAAGATTGATCATAGAGACTTTCATGAGGTGGCATTTACCATGAAACGGATTGCGTTGCTGGTGGTTTCTATCCTTTTATTTTCCTTTCTTGCTCCCCTGGCCTGTGCTGAAAAGCTGGATGACAGTGTCCTGCTCAGTTATTATGATGACTGCGTCCTTTTCGGCGATTCCAGGATGGAGGCGCTCAAGCGTTACTGCTCCGCCGTCCGGCAGACAGATGAATCCTTCCTGCGCAAGACCACCATCATCTGCACCTCCAGCATCGGTCTCTATGCCGCCAGCCGGAATTACCTGAGCGGTGATTTCCATTACTACTTTCACGGCAACGACCGGACCATCTATGAAATTGCCAAAGAGCTCAGTCCGAAAAAGGCCTTCGTGATGCTCGGCCTGAATGATGAGATTGCTACCAAGATCGATAAAGGGCTTTCCTGGGCGGAAAAGGTCATCACAACCATGAAGGAGCATTCCCCGGACACCGTGGTGTACTTCTTCTCCGAAACGCCCGTCACTCCTAAATTTGAAAAGAAGATAGACTTCCCCGGCTATCAGGATAAGCTGGATGAATATAACGCTCTCCTGAAGGAACTGTGTGTGTCCACCGGCGGTGGATATATTGATATTGCGGAAGCACTGAAGGATGAAAACAACTACCTGCTGGAGGAGTATTCCAGCGATAAGATCTGTCATATCAGCGATGAAGGACTGGTCATCTGGCTGGACCGCATGAAAGAATATGCCCAGGAACAGTATGATGCCGGTCTCTGGAATCCCTTTGATGACGCCGGTGAATCACTTCCGGAAGGAGGGAACGAGCCATGAAACACGTCATCTCCCTGCTGCTGATTCTGTCCTTCTGCTTCGTCCTGATCCCGTCCTGTGCGGAAAAAGCATCAGAAACCCTGATGGATCGTGTTCTCCGTGTCGCGGAAGACAGCAGCGACCTGATTCGCATGGATGAGGATGAACTGTACGACGTCATCGGCATCGCTCCGGAAGACTATTCAGACTATGCTTACCTGGCAGATTATGACGCGCTCTCCGGACGGGAGCTGGTTCTCGTCCGCGCTGTCGATGAGGAAGCCGCAGAACGTATTTCCACCCTGTTATCGCTGTATCTGGAACACCGCCTCAAGGCAACCCGCAATTACCTGCCGGATGTTTACCGCGCCCTGAGCGAAGCAGCAGTCCGTCAGGAAAATCTGCTTCTGGTTTTGTCCGTTGCTCCTCCGGATCCTGAGGAAGCCAGTTTATTGCTTCAGGAGGAGTAACACCTTATGGTCTTCAGTTCGTTGACCTATTTGCTGCTTTTCATGCCCTGCGTGCTTCTGGGCTACCGGCTCATGCCCCAAAAAGCAAGGATGCCTTTTCTTCTGGCGGCATCCCTGCTTTTTTATGGCTGGGGTTCTCCCCGCTGGCTGCTGCTTCTGGCCTGGTGCGTACTCGTCAGCTGGGGCGGCACGCTGCTGATGACCCGCGGCGGAAAAAACCGCAGGGTTTTCCTGATCCTGATCATCATCCTGGATCTCCTTCCCCTTTTCTGGTTTAAATACGCCGGTTTCTTCCGGGATACGATCCGGGACCTGACCGGCTGGGACGGCTTTGCCGCCGCTGATTCCCTGCTTGAGCAGTGTTTCGGCCGGAGTCCCGGGATCAAAACGCCCGTCCTGCCCGCCGGCATTTCTTTCTTTACATTCCAGGCCATCTCCTATGTGATTGATGTGTGGCGGAAGGACTCCCGTCCTCAGCGTTCACCGGTCATCTTCGGCGTCTATCTTTCCCTCTTTCCCCAGCTCGTGGCCGGTCCCATTGTCCGCTACATTGACCTGGAAAAACAGCTGATTGAGCATCCCCGGCCCACCTGGGCTCAGATGCGTCATGGTATCCGCCGTTTCAGCGTCGGCCTGGCCAAAAAGGTCCTGCTTGCCGATGCCCTCGGCCGTTTCTGGGGGCAGATGAACGCCGACCTGTCACAGGCCGGCGCCCTGGGTGCCTGGATGGGGCTTCTCGCTTTCTCTTTCCAGATCTATTTTGATTTCTCCGGTTATTCCGATATGGCCATCGGCCTTGGCGAGGCGCTTGGTTTCGTTTTCCCCGAAAACTTCAGCCGTCCGTACCGTGCGGAAAGTCTCACCGGTTTCTGGCGGCGGTGGCATATTTCCCTGACAACCTGGTTCACCGAATATGTTTATATCCCGCTGGGCGGCAACCGCTGCTCCCCCTGGCGCCGGGACCTGAATGTCTTTTTCGTCTGGGCCCTGACCGGGCTTTGGCACGGTGCCGGCTGGCATTTTGTCCTCTGGGGGCTTTATTTTGCGGTCCTTCTGATCCTTGAAAAGCATCTCCTGCATGATCGTCCCTTTACCAACAAAGGCGCTCCCTGGGTCCGCAGGTTCATCACCTTTGTGATCGTCATGATCGGCTGGGGGCTTTTCTCCGGTTTCGGGGCGCCTCTGTTCAGCGCCCTGTTCGGGTTTGCCGGCTTTGCCTCATCCAGGGCGGCCCTGACCTGTCTTGCTTTTGTCCCCCTGCTGCTACTGTGCGCGGTGATTTCCTTTTCACCGGTTCTTCCCCGGATCCAGGAATGGCGTTTCACAGCGCCGATCCTGTTCCTGCTCTGCCTGGCGGCGCTGGTTTCCCAGGGCTATGCCCCCTTTGTGTATTTCCAGTTCTGATGAAAGGAGGATGTCCGCATGGAAAAAAAGAGAAAAAGATTTCCTGACAGCTTCGCGGTCATTGCGGGCATGCTCATTCTGCTTGCCCTCGGGCTCGCAGCCGTCTTCTGCGGCGGCGGAGAGTTCAGCGACTGGGAACGCCGTTACCTGGCGAACCGCCCGGCCGCTCCGGACCTGAACACCTGGACAACGGACAGGGAAACTGAGGACTTCCTTTCCGACCATATTCCCGGAAGGCAGGCTCTCATCGCCCTGGACAGCAGTGGTCTGTTCCTCACCGGACGCGATTCCCAGCTCAGCACATGGTACACCTCCGGTTCTGTCATTGAGCCTCCGGTGGAAATCAATGCCGACAGCATCAGCACAAAGCTCCGCCGCTTTGAAAAGCTGGCCGGCAAGGCCGGTGGTGTGCCATGGTATGTGCTTTCGCCCCATACCCACGGCTGGCTGCTCCGGGATCGGATCTTTCCGGTGCTCGGCCGCCAGTATCGGTCGGAAGCAACAGGCTATGCCGTCCTTGATGCCTGCGAAAACTATGTTCCCATGCCCGGCGTGTTTGATGCCGAGCCGGATGGCATGTACTATACTACCGACCATCACTGGACCCTTCAGGGAGCATGGCAGGCTTATCTGGCTTTGTCCGGGCCGCTTGGCTACAAACCGCTGGCCCTGGAGGATTTCCGTATCACGGAATATCCCGGCTTCCGGGGAACCACCCTGTCCCGTTCCGGCCTTCCTGCCTTTTGGGAGGATACGCTTGTCTGTGCCGAGCCGGACTCTCCCGTCCGGGTAACCTTCATCGACAGGGATGCTGAGTCCTCCGAAAACCGTCTGATCTTCCCGGAGGATGCCGGAACCTGGGATGGATATGCCGTGTACCTGCACGGCAACCACGGAACGCTGATCATTGAGCGTCCCGACGCGCCGGAAGGCACGCTTGTCGTCTTCAAGGATTCCATGGCCAACTGCCTCCTGCCCCTGCTCAGCGCTCATTTCCGCCGTATTATTGCCGTGGACGCACGCTACTGCACAGGTGTATTTTCTGACGTCTTTGCCCGCAGCGAGGATACAAAGGCAGTTCTCTTTGTCTATTCGCTCAGCAGCCTGGTCAATGACACGGAGATCACAAGGAAGGCAAAATAAAAAAAACCGCTCTGTGCGGGAATTCACTGTTGAAGGAGAATTGAAATCCATGCGCCTGTTTCACAAACTGATTTCCTGGATCCTGGTTCTTGTCCTGGCAGCGGCTGTCCTGCCGGCTTCCGCCGAACAATCCCCGGACACTGCTGTTCCTTCTCCTTCCCCGGACAGTACACTCCTTCGCCTGCACCAGATTGATATCGGCTGCGGAGATGCCTATCTCCTCACCGTCGGGGACTACACCGTCCTCGTTGACTGCGGAACCGACAGCACCCTCCCCATCGCGCAGCATGTTCATAACTATCCGCTCTTTGATTATCTGGAAGCTGTCGGCATCGACCATGTGGACCTGTATTTTGTCACCCACTGGCATAACGATCACTGCTATAACGTGGACACCCTGATGGAGCTCTATGGCCGGGAGGACACCGTCGTCTACGGTTCCACCCCGGAACTGTATGCCGAACTGGCGCCCCTCCCCACCGGCATCTACCGTCACCTGATCGACGGGGATCACTTTACCGCCGGCCCGCTGGATATTCTTTGCGTCGGTCCCGTGTTCCGGGATAACCTGGTCGGCACCTTCAACCATGATTCCCTGAATTTCATCGTCACCTGGGGAAACCATCGCTTCCTGTTCACCGGTGATTTTGTGGAACGCACCGTCTGTAAAAACTGGCCGGAGGAAACGGCGGATATTGACGTCCTTTCCTTCCCTCATCACGGTCTTGAGCCCATGACCATGACCAAGGAATGCTTCCGGCACATGGATCCCCGCCTGGTACTCATTCCCGGCCGCCAGGCAGGACCGGTCAAGTCCTTTGCCTTTCATACAGCCTACGCCGGAAAAGACGCCGTCTATCTGTCCATGAAAGACGGTAATCTCCTGGTCACAAGCGACGGCACCAATCTCTGGTATGCCGCCAATGTTGTTCCCGGTGAACTGCCCCTCGGTGAGCTGCTTCCTCCCAGGACAGAAGATTGATTCATTTCCGGGGCCACAGTCTGTCCAGGGCTCTGGCCACTCCGTCCTCATCGTTGCTTTCCGTGATCTCGTCCGCAATCTCTTTGATGTGATCAAGGGCATTCTTCACCGCAACGCCGTAACCGCATCTCCTGATCGGTTCCGCGTCATCATTGTCATCCCCGAAATAAACGGCTTTTTCTGTTTCCACATTCACATTCTCCAGCATCTGCCGGATGCCGCGCCATTTGGTCGCGGCTTTACTCATATACTGGCGCAGTTTCTTGTCCGCCACAGTGCTGTACACATTTTCCGGCAGGTCAACAGCAATTTGTTCCGGAGGCATGTCCGGATGACTTGCCAGGATCTTATAGATCTTTTCTCTCCGGGGCAGCATCCCGATGTCATCGATCACCGCCGGATGCCATACGGGGATATCCGAGTTGGCATAGATGCCGTTCTCCGCTTCCACGGAGATCACCGCGCCTTCCTGCCGTAAAAGCTGTTCCAGGATGGATACAGCGTCCTCTGTATCAATGGTATTCTCATATACGCTGTCGGGAGTCACAGTCCGTGCGCCGTTCAGCGTGGTGGCCGCATGGAATCCGATCAGGTCTCTGTATTCGGTAATCGCCCGTTCCGGTCTTGCCGTTGCCGCAAGCAGGAAAGCGCCTGCTTCACGCCAGGCCTGCAGCACTTCCAGGGTATAGTCTGAAACTGTTTTGTCTGTCCGCAGCAGCGTCCGGTCCAGGTCAACGATCACCGCGAGATAAGGCAGCTGTGCCATTTGTTTTCCTCCGCTGTTCCTCTGCGCCGTTTGTATCGGCCGGCAGATATTTTCGCCCATTATACTCCCGTCCGGAGTGCCGGGCAATCACATTTTTTGCAAAAAAGGGGAATCCGGTTTTTCACCGGATTCCCCTTCATTTTCTTCTTTAGCGGATGTCTGTCGATGTTGCCGGGGCAAGCCTCGGATTCGTGGTGAACAGCGTCTCCAGCATCTCCCTGGAGGCATATTCACCCGGTATCTCCTGGTTTGCAAGGGCAATGCCGTAATCCCGCTGGAACAGGGCTACAGCCGCAACAGTCTTTGCGCCGTAAACGCCGTCCGCCTTTCCGGGATCATATCTCATGTCCTTCAGGCGCTTCTGCATCGCCTTCACCCGGGTGCTGCGGTCGCCCTTCTTCAGCGGAACATAGGCATCAAAGAACGGTGCGTCATCCGCAAACAGTTTCTTCTGTACGGAAGGAGAAATATAGTTGTGTTTCTTCAGGCCCGCCGTTTCACAGAACAGGTCGATGGCGATCTGGGTCAGCTCGCCGTAGCTGCCGTCAACGCTGCCCGTCGGATAACCCAGGTCAGCCAGGCGCTGCTGGATTTTCCGTACGGTTTTGCCCTTGGCGCCGTTATGAACGGTACCGTCTTCATCGATCAGGTCACCGGATGAGGTCTTTTCCGTGTTCTTGGCCGGAGCCTTCGTCGGTGCCGCCGTCACCACAGGAGCCGCTGTTACCACAGGGGCAGCTGTCACAGAAGCCGCCTGAACCGCCGGCTGAGCGGTTGCGGACAGGGAAACAGTCTCCGCTGCGGCATTTTCCAGCGCCCATTTCTGCGGTTCCGGCTGCGTATAGCGGTACAGGATGCCATTCATCACGCATGCCCCGGCTGTCTGGTCACTGATCTGGGGATAGTTTGTAAAGCCGCCGGTCTTCAGGTCCATCACCTCAACCCGGTGGTTTTTCCCGGTCAGTGTCAGGGCATCCCGGGTAACGGTCAGGCTTTCGGGTTCATCCACCAGTCTGCCGGACAATCCCGTAACATAAGCATCCCTGCTTCCCGGAACGATCGCCCTGTCTTTGTTCTCAACAACGTCCCGGACCCGCAGGATCCATCCCGCATCCGTTTTCTCCACATAATACAGGTAGGTGCCGTCGCTGACCATCGCCCCGGCAGTCACGGAAACAGCGGTTCCGTCAACAGTCAGGATCCCGTTTTCCAGCTTCATCTGGACAGCACCGGGAGCTGCCGCTTCGGCGCCTTCCGCTTTTCTGTACATGGCGCCATCTTTGTTCACCACAACAACGCCCTGGTCTTTCGTCTGGCAGATGATCCCGTTTTCTGTGGCCTGGATCAGGTCTTCCATCACCAGCGGGATCTGGCGGTAGCTTTCATCACCGCTCTGGATGCACAGGTATCCGTTTTCCGCGATCCATCCGGTTGTCTGGCCGTCCGTCACCGCGGGAGCCGCGCAGGCTGCTGATACCAGCAGGCATACTGCTGCCAGGAGCATCAGAAATGAATACTTCTTCACCTGTTTTCACCTCGTATTTCTGGAGAACTGAACGTTCCCTACATAATAGACGAAAGCAAAAGCTTTTTTATTTCATCCGCGTACACATTTTTTCCGCAGACTGCCGTTCATTCCGGATGCTGTGCCAGGTATTCCTCAAACTCCGGCGTCCGTGACCAGTATCTGATGCCCCAGTTCTCCAGGTTCCATTCGTCCATGTATTCGTTGCATTCATAATCCACATACCAGATCAGGCCGTTGCGGATCACGAAATTCGTCGGAAAATAATCAATGTTCAGTCCGGCCGCTTTGGCCTTTCCGGCCATCTCCCTCACCTGTTCCAGGTAAGGAGCAGCGGATTGTCCGCTCCTTACCAGGTCAAAGACAGTATCCCCTTCGATGTATTCCTTGACGATCCGTTCTGTTTTTTCGTCAATGGCGATCATTTCCGGGATCCTGATCCCCGCCTGTTTCAGGCGCTCATAGTCCCGGCGTTCCGCCTCGATCTTGTTGCCGAAGGTGTAATAGTCACAGGGCTCATGATGGATCTGTTTCAGTACGAACTGCCGGTTGTCCTTCTCCGCCAGGTAGGAATACCCGCCCTTTCCGTGTCCCAGCAGCCGGATGATCCGGTATGTTTCCCCCAGTGCTGTCACTTCTCTGTCCATAGCATCCTCCGGAACGCTCATTCCAGGTCCTTGTCCAGGCATACGGCATCCGCCTCATTGTCATAAGGCGGATAGTTTTCACACACCGTGTATCCGTTTTTCTTGTAAAACGCGATTGCGTGGGGATTCCCCTCCCGGCACTCCAGCACCAGTCGCCTGTATCCGGTCCTTCCGGCCAGTTCCTCCACTGCCTTCATCAGCGCCGCGCCGATTCCCTTCCTGTTCTTCCGCGCATAGACACGTTTGATTTCACCGGTTCTGTCATCCATCCTGCGGACTCCCGCGCAGCAGACAGGAATGTCATCATCATAGCCCACAAGGAAGAAAGCCTTTTCCTGGCTGAAATCATCCAGGCATACATGCGCCGTTCCGTTATGGCCCAGGATTCCCATCAGGGTTTCATTCAGCTCCCGCAGCATCGTTTGTGCGTCAGGCGCTTCCACCCCCGTTTGAACAAAAGAAAGACTCATGAACATTACTCCTGTGTTTACCGGATTAATTCCCTCAGGTCCCGGATCTTCAGATAAACGGTATCCACATCGGAAGCCGGGTTCGCCGCGATCAGGATCGGTGTGATCCCCAAAGCCGCAGCACCTTCAAGATTGTTTACGCTGTCATCAATAAAGACCGTTTCCCCGGCAGGAACGCCGGCCTTTCCCAGCGCGTCCAGGTACATGCGTTTATCCGGCTTAACCGTTCCGAGGGAACAGCTGAAAGTCGTGAACGAAAAATACTGCGATACGCCGAGATATTCCAGCTGGGGAACGATGCTTGGCCAGGTATCGGAGATGACACCGAGCTTATGCGTTTTACCCAGCGTTTCCAGCACTTCCCGGATCCCCGGATAGGGAATATAGTTTTTCATATTGTAGGCTCGGTCCCGGGCAATCGCTTCCCGTTCCTCACCGGTCAGTCCCAGCTGGAGCTTCTCCGAGATAATGGAATAAAACTGGATAAACTGCTTATATTCCGCTTCAACAGAGGTCAGCAGGTGATCCTGGTTCAGGAAGCGTATACCGGCTTCCCTGGCGTCCCGAATCTCCTCGTCGCTGTGCAGCTTCAGCCGTTTCCCGGCCAGTTCCAGGAACATATTCGTAAACAGCCAGTCTCCTGATGCCGGCCTGTCCAGTGTATAGCCCACATCGAAAAAAATGACTTTCTTATCCTTTATCTGACTGATCATGATGCTTCTCCGTTTTTTATGTCGCTTTTCCCCTGTCAGCTTATTTCCATCTGATCCAGATAGGGTTTATACCTTGCATACTGTTTTTGTAGTACCGGCTCATTCGGAATCAGGTCAAGGAATGCTTTGGGGTCTGTCCACTGATAGTCAATCGTTTCCCCCTCCTGAAGGCTGATGGCATCTTTTGCGCTGTCCACCATAGCCAAATAGGCGTAAACAACCGACTTTGTTTTCGGATTCCGCGTGATCCCGATCAGCTCCAGCGTTTCCGCTTCCAGGCCGGTTTCCTCCCGCATTTCCCTGCGTGCTGCTTCTTCCGGCGTTTCACCCGCCAGAGCGGCTCCTCCGGCGCTGGCTTCCCAACATCCGGGATACATTTCCTTTCGGGAATCCCGGAGCGTCAGGAGAAATGTTCCGTCCCGGTGCCTGATCAGTATATCGCACACGAGATGGTATCTGCCTTCCGGAATATCTGTTATCCGGGATCGTTCCCACGTTTCACCGGTTTTTCTTCCCAGTTCATCATACAGATCCCAGATTTCCATCACAGCTTCCCCCGTGTTCTTTCATTGTCCAGGTGCCCGTTCCATGGCCCTGCCCTGCACCGGCACAAAGCCGTATTGCGCGTAAAGGCCATGGGCATCCCTGGTCATCAGGAATCCGCGCAGGCCTTCATATTCCGGCCTGGCCACAATGTGGGCAACCAGTGCCTTCCCCAGTCCCCTGTGCTGGTATTCCGGATCAATGATCACATCGCACAGGTAATAGGTTGTTGCGAAATCACTGATCACCCTGGCAAATCCAATCAGCTTTTCCTCCCCGGAAAGCCGGATACCGTAGCACACTGAGTTCCGCATGGATTTCCCGATCTGTTCCAGGGACCGTTTATTGGCCCAGTAGGTTGCTTTCAGCAGCCTGGCTGCTTCCTCTGTAGTGATCTGGTCATTCCCTTCTATGATCCTGTAGTCCATCATTTTGCTTCTTTCACGTTTTATTTTGAGGCGGCTGCTTTCTGCCTGAACAGGCCGTGCTGGTTGCAGCAGGCATACAGCCATCCGCTTCCGCGGTAAAAGAACCGGGCCTCCGCGTTTCCTTCCGGATACAGCACAACGGTTTCGCACCGGTCTGCCGTCATATAGGCAATGAACGACAGCGAGTGTTCCTTGGTCATGGGATGCTCCGCGGAAACGAAGATCTCGTCCTCCACCCGTTCAATAATCAAACGGTGTGCCGGGTCCGGTTCTTCCGCTTCCAGTGCCGGAAGCTGGATACCGCAGCAGGAGATCACCGCGTCTCCCCGTGCGAAAACAACATTTCCGCAGACAGGGCAGACGTAAAAGCGGCTTTTCAGTATATTGGATGCCCGGTTCGTGTTTGTCACCGTCTGCCCGCACAGCAGTTCCGGCACGGAAATATGAAGGGCTTTGCCCAGCGGTTCCAGCAAGGATACGTCCGGGAACCCCCTTCCGTTCTCCCATTTGGATACTGCCTTATCGCTCACGCACAGTTTTTCCGCCAGTTCCGCCTGCGTCATCCGGTATTTTTCACGCAGCGCCTTGATCGTTGTTCCGGTTACATAGTGATCCATTTATCATCACTCCTTTCCGGACGAGCATAGCGCCTGGTCCGTCAGCCTGCAACCTACGCTCCGTAGAGTGTTTTATCCGATCAGCGCCTGTACTTCCTCAATCCGCGGCGGATTCAGCGGCAGCGGGAACCGCGAGATTGCGACAGCGGAACAGGCACTGGCAAACCGCACCAGTTCTTCATCCTTCATCCCGTGCAGCAGGCCGTACACACAGCCGGCCTTGAAGGTGTCCCCCGCGCCAAGTGTACTCCGGACTGTAACGTTGAACGGCTTCATCCGGTGGATTTCTTCACCCTTCCGGGCATACAGCATTTCTCCCCCGCCCTGGGTGATGATCGTCAGGCCGTCGGTTGCCTGCTGCATCTTTTCCATAATGGCTTCAGGCGCCATGCCCGCATAATGCTCCGCCACGCACTCCTTGGAAACCACATTGACCGCTGCCAGCTTATGCAGCAGAGAATCGTGGGGACTGTCAATGGTCACAAAGGGGACCCCGTTCCTTTGGCAGTATTCCGCCGCCAGCAGGGATTCATCCCGGAAAAACGGATCGATCGCCGCTGCCTTGCAGCCGGCAATGTCTTCCTCTCTGGGAACACCCCACCATCTTTTTCCGGTTTCAAACAGCGTCTGGAACCGTCCCATGGGAGAGCGCACCAGTCCGGCGATCACCACATAATCCATCACGCCGGGATCTTCCGTAAACGTCATGGAGGACAGGTCCACCTGCTTATCGGCGTAGAACGCCTTCAGCATCGGCGCGACCTCCGTGCCGATCCAGGTACCGTCCATCTTCACGGATACACCCAGGGAACTGAGCACAGTCGCCGCTGTCCCCGTTTCCCCGCCGGGAAGGAAATACTGGTCCTTGATCTCCGCGTACTCATCCGGCTGCAGAAAGCCGTCCCTCAGCAGGAAGGAATGGGTGCCCAGGATCTGGCCAAAGAGATAAACCTCATGCTTCCGCTCCATGCTTTTCCCCTTCTCTGTGTCCCTTCCGTTCTTATCACGCCGGCCTTTCCAGTTCAAGTTCCAGGCATTTCCAGGCTTCATTTCCGATATGGTAGTATTCCGTCTGCGCCGTGGTTGTTTCCCGGAATCCGACAGCCAGGTAACACCGGTAAGCGGGTTCGTTGTTCTCAAAAACACCCAGGGTGATCTTTTCCGCCTTCAGCATATCAAAGGCATACCGGATCGCCAGCTGCAGCATTCCCTTTCCGCAGCCCTTCCTGCGCTTTTTGTCATCCACGATCACAAACCCGAAG of Aristaeella lactis contains these proteins:
- a CDS encoding GDSL-type esterase/lipase family protein, with translation MKRIALLVVSILLFSFLAPLACAEKLDDSVLLSYYDDCVLFGDSRMEALKRYCSAVRQTDESFLRKTTIICTSSIGLYAASRNYLSGDFHYYFHGNDRTIYEIAKELSPKKAFVMLGLNDEIATKIDKGLSWAEKVITTMKEHSPDTVVYFFSETPVTPKFEKKIDFPGYQDKLDEYNALLKELCVSTGGGYIDIAEALKDENNYLLEEYSSDKICHISDEGLVIWLDRMKEYAQEQYDAGLWNPFDDAGESLPEGGNEP
- a CDS encoding DUF2130 domain-containing protein, with the protein product MNEIKCPNCGKVFQVDEAGYASIVSQVRNALFEKEVADRISSVRRESAAVQEKALAELDAKHKLDLAGKDREILQLKENARAAETEKQLAVQTAVQAKDTEIISLKDKIELEKQAAAIREQSLKDAHKTEVERLEAEVEQYRDFKLRQSTKMIGESLEQHCLTTFNQVRMMAFPRAYFEKDNEVIEGTKGDFVYREETEDGLPLLSILFEMKNEADATEKKHKNEDFIDKLDKDRKKKNCEYAVLVTMLEPDSDLYNAGIVTEYRYEKMYIVRPQFFLPLISLLRNAALSNTQVRRELETVRRQNLDVEQFDQALLEFRDKFGKNYQIAQSHFEKAIAEIDETIKHLERVKESLTKSGNQLRLANDKAQDLTIKKLTKGNPTMRDKFEEAGISID
- a CDS encoding DHHW family protein, producing MEKKRKRFPDSFAVIAGMLILLALGLAAVFCGGGEFSDWERRYLANRPAAPDLNTWTTDRETEDFLSDHIPGRQALIALDSSGLFLTGRDSQLSTWYTSGSVIEPPVEINADSISTKLRRFEKLAGKAGGVPWYVLSPHTHGWLLRDRIFPVLGRQYRSEATGYAVLDACENYVPMPGVFDAEPDGMYYTTDHHWTLQGAWQAYLALSGPLGYKPLALEDFRITEYPGFRGTTLSRSGLPAFWEDTLVCAEPDSPVRVTFIDRDAESSENRLIFPEDAGTWDGYAVYLHGNHGTLIIERPDAPEGTLVVFKDSMANCLLPLLSAHFRRIIAVDARYCTGVFSDVFARSEDTKAVLFVYSLSSLVNDTEITRKAK
- a CDS encoding DUF4358 domain-containing protein, encoding MKHVISLLLILSFCFVLIPSCAEKASETLMDRVLRVAEDSSDLIRMDEDELYDVIGIAPEDYSDYAYLADYDALSGRELVLVRAVDEEAAERISTLLSLYLEHRLKATRNYLPDVYRALSEAAVRQENLLLVLSVAPPDPEEASLLLQEE
- a CDS encoding ComEC/Rec2 family competence protein; amino-acid sequence: MRLFHKLISWILVLVLAAAVLPASAEQSPDTAVPSPSPDSTLLRLHQIDIGCGDAYLLTVGDYTVLVDCGTDSTLPIAQHVHNYPLFDYLEAVGIDHVDLYFVTHWHNDHCYNVDTLMELYGREDTVVYGSTPELYAELAPLPTGIYRHLIDGDHFTAGPLDILCVGPVFRDNLVGTFNHDSLNFIVTWGNHRFLFTGDFVERTVCKNWPEETADIDVLSFPHHGLEPMTMTKECFRHMDPRLVLIPGRQAGPVKSFAFHTAYAGKDAVYLSMKDGNLLVTSDGTNLWYAANVVPGELPLGELLPPRTED
- a CDS encoding peptidoglycan-binding domain-containing protein, with amino-acid sequence MKKYSFLMLLAAVCLLVSAACAAPAVTDGQTTGWIAENGYLCIQSGDESYRQIPLVMEDLIQATENGIICQTKDQGVVVVNKDGAMYRKAEGAEAAAPGAVQMKLENGILTVDGTAVSVTAGAMVSDGTYLYYVEKTDAGWILRVRDVVENKDRAIVPGSRDAYVTGLSGRLVDEPESLTVTRDALTLTGKNHRVEVMDLKTGGFTNYPQISDQTAGACVMNGILYRYTQPEPQKWALENAAAETVSLSATAQPAVQAASVTAAPVVTAAPVVTAAPTKAPAKNTEKTSSGDLIDEDGTVHNGAKGKTVRKIQQRLADLGYPTGSVDGSYGELTQIAIDLFCETAGLKKHNYISPSVQKKLFADDAPFFDAYVPLKKGDRSTRVKAMQKRLKDMRYDPGKADGVYGAKTVAAVALFQRDYGIALANQEIPGEYASREMLETLFTTNPRLAPATSTDIR
- a CDS encoding HAD hydrolase family protein, giving the protein MAQLPYLAVIVDLDRTLLRTDKTVSDYTLEVLQAWREAGAFLLAATARPERAITEYRDLIGFHAATTLNGARTVTPDSVYENTIDTEDAVSILEQLLRQEGAVISVEAENGIYANSDIPVWHPAVIDDIGMLPRREKIYKILASHPDMPPEQIAVDLPENVYSTVADKKLRQYMSKAATKWRGIRQMLENVNVETEKAVYFGDDNDDAEPIRRCGYGVAVKNALDHIKEIADEITESNDEDGVARALDRLWPRK
- a CDS encoding MBOAT family O-acyltransferase — its product is MVFSSLTYLLLFMPCVLLGYRLMPQKARMPFLLAASLLFYGWGSPRWLLLLAWCVLVSWGGTLLMTRGGKNRRVFLILIIILDLLPLFWFKYAGFFRDTIRDLTGWDGFAAADSLLEQCFGRSPGIKTPVLPAGISFFTFQAISYVIDVWRKDSRPQRSPVIFGVYLSLFPQLVAGPIVRYIDLEKQLIEHPRPTWAQMRHGIRRFSVGLAKKVLLADALGRFWGQMNADLSQAGALGAWMGLLAFSFQIYFDFSGYSDMAIGLGEALGFVFPENFSRPYRAESLTGFWRRWHISLTTWFTEYVYIPLGGNRCSPWRRDLNVFFVWALTGLWHGAGWHFVLWGLYFAVLLILEKHLLHDRPFTNKGAPWVRRFITFVIVMIGWGLFSGFGAPLFSALFGFAGFASSRAALTCLAFVPLLLLCAVISFSPVLPRIQEWRFTAPILFLLCLAALVSQGYAPFVYFQF